From the genome of candidate division WOR-3 bacterium, one region includes:
- a CDS encoding ATPase domain-containing protein, with the protein MNRSRSKSLNGLIYEKVSSGIEILDRIWGGFYKGRGYLVIGPQGSGKTILGVQFLLAGLKQGERCVFITGRRIEDLILQLESFGFEVKKYIDTDQLRFLKYPTPLFSDKVAVAVNGVVSYLESEEIQRLVLDTVMPLIITDLKEFRNLIEDMLYRLEGLGVSTLMTIREPANREASKVINLLEELTTGVIQFTETPTGRRISFIAKWGYPPPVFSYNYKIVPSQGIVIGNEREEEVPLARRDKKRFKLLPFNNFLSLIVKQIGVPEKPQFSIVGLKFPSMSQRVIEAVELLLSEPNPATIYENSVLILLCGIRKKEAEVFSKELSARIKSILPLQDFETAVVTFPQDGEDLDELLSKIT; encoded by the coding sequence ATGAACAGGAGCCGTTCTAAGTCTTTAAACGGCTTGATTTATGAAAAGGTTTCCAGCGGAATAGAGATATTAGACCGAATTTGGGGAGGTTTCTATAAAGGAAGGGGGTATTTAGTAATTGGGCCACAAGGAAGTGGAAAGACTATCCTCGGTGTGCAGTTTCTCTTAGCGGGATTAAAACAGGGGGAAAGGTGCGTCTTCATCACCGGGCGTAGGATTGAGGACCTGATTCTCCAGTTGGAATCCTTTGGGTTTGAGGTGAAGAAATATATTGATACCGACCAGCTGCGGTTTTTAAAGTATCCTACTCCGCTCTTCTCAGATAAGGTTGCCGTTGCGGTTAATGGCGTCGTTTCCTATCTTGAATCAGAGGAGATTCAGCGCCTGGTATTGGACACAGTCATGCCGTTGATTATAACCGACCTGAAGGAGTTTCGCAACCTGATTGAAGATATGCTTTACCGGCTGGAGGGGCTTGGGGTCTCCACATTAATGACGATAAGGGAGCCGGCAAATCGGGAGGCATCAAAAGTGATTAATCTTCTGGAGGAGTTGACTACCGGTGTTATCCAATTCACCGAAACCCCGACGGGCAGGAGAATTTCCTTTATCGCAAAATGGGGCTATCCACCACCTGTATTTTCTTACAATTACAAGATTGTGCCCTCCCAAGGGATTGTGATTGGGAATGAAAGGGAAGAAGAAGTTCCCTTGGCGAGAAGGGACAAAAAGAGGTTTAAGCTTTTGCCCTTCAATAACTTCTTGAGCCTTATTGTCAAGCAAATAGGTGTGCCGGAAAAACCTCAATTCTCAATTGTCGGGTTAAAATTTCCATCAATGTCGCAGCGGGTAATTGAGGCGGTTGAACTTCTTTTGAGCGAGCCGAACCCCGCTACCATTTACGAGAACAGCGTTTTGATACTTTTGTGCGGCATTAGAAAAAAGGAGGCAGAGGTTTTCTCAAAGGAACTGTCCGCGCGGATTAAGTCAATTTTACCCCTACAAGATTTTGAAACAGCAGTGGTTACATTTCCTCAAGATGGTGAGGACTTGGATGAGTTGCTCAGTAAGATTACATAA